One segment of Triticum aestivum cultivar Chinese Spring chromosome 2A, IWGSC CS RefSeq v2.1, whole genome shotgun sequence DNA contains the following:
- the LOC123191092 gene encoding uncharacterized protein, with product MGRKSDLVDQLQEDGMSAVAAEYEEGIEEEEEEEPFEREFYDDDDDDASNEGGPETQAVDPCEDPLAEESEANGAEPCDGATPLEDEDASYDEPFVDELCYEEDSGEQDSYYAEPFTDQLCEVEPCDVEVAREKEFGRKYSPVQAIKKEQNEEEVLKQALGKGSSHEHKVVPVTDEIELKPFKKRLSVRFATDVSCYTYSTESFGAARLEKRKAQFDDQDSHLCKRQEHTVSLPQDGVTLKEVDDTNLYVGNLPTSVTSHKLIELFLPFGRIVRSKVADDRFTGVSQGYGFVKYAEPRSATTAIERMNGRLVDGKTLEVRVAAVPPSVSYPSMQAVSETCSLPSKEVDPCRLYVCNLPLSMDTLKLLEHFLPFGKVTDIKVPRDQATGLSKGYGFVKYSDSHHAAQAITHLNGFLVEGKKIDVRVAEVSSTRTIKEIDMANLYVCNIPASIDTDKLVALFSPFGKITHARVAADQGYGFVKFANSQCAAEAIALMNGSLVEGETLIVRVAGLSPLASSSVVQGSPIPSPEMKKSRLYVTNLPRSMNADKLVELFVPFGKISKVVINLEYSLVYYADAASVATAVEHMDGYLIGGKSLVVRRSDSCPTAAAAHAPLSSQSAGGTPTREIDMANLYVGGFPPTVTGDQLVELFRPFGRIVQSRMFHGYGMVRYSDPLSAAAAIDEMDGYQIGASTLVVRVAGLPNLMPRVDCLTALQVPPGNEQKEVDLTNLYVGHLPLYITTERLTEIFLPCGQITQAKVVVDRHTGVSKGFGFVKFADTYAAAAALSYMNGYPLEGHILAVRIANVHPNDMGSYMVRLYSQFKVPDPSTMAVGVPTSSYWPPCYSAESAYAEDYRGQGTDAAASQTSQLPESVSASSSFAAERDWSPVSSHVADSSQQQPSAGWAGPPGFEPLHAHAAVSPPPPVVPWAGPPGFEPHSIPKKEDGATATKPSQPCSKVHLAQSGGSQKRRSIV from the coding sequence ATGGGGCGCAAAAGTGACCTGGTTGACCAGCTGCAGGAGGATGGCATGAGTGCTGTTGCTGCAGAATATGAAGAaggcattgaagaagaagaagaagaagaaccattTGAACGTGAGTTctacgatgatgatgacgatgatgccaGCAATGAGGGTGGGCCAGAAACACAAGCTGTGGATCCTTGTGAAGATCCTTTGGCAGAAGAATCGGAGGCTAATGGAGCGGAACCGTGCGATGGTGCCACCCCACTTGAAGATGAGGATGCCagttacgatgaaccttttgttgATGAACTCTGTTATGAAGAAGACAGTGGTGAGCAGGACTCGTATTATGCGGAGCCTTTCACGGATCAGCTCTGTGAAGTGGAGCCATGCGATGTTGAGGTGGCTCGCGAGAAGGAATTTGGGAGGAAGTACAGTCCTGTTCAGGCTATCAAGAAGGAACAAAATGAGGAAGAGGTCCTAAAACAGGCACTGGGAAAGGGCAGCAGCCATGAGCACAAGGTGGTACCAGTGACTGATGAAATTGAATTGAAGCCGTTCAAGAAACGATTGTCTGTCAGGTTTGCTACTGATGTGTCTTGTTACACATACAGTACTGAAAGTTTTGGTGCTGCCAGGTTGGAGAAAAGGAAAGCTCAGTTTGATGACCAGGACAGCCACTTGTGTAAGAGGCAAGAACACACAGTTTCTTTGCCTCAGGACGGTGTCACACTGAAAGAAGTGGATGACACTAACCTGTATGTGGGTAACCTGCCAACTTCTGTGACTTCTCACAAGCTCATCGAGCTATTTCTACCTTTTGGACGAATTGTTCGATCAAAAGTGGCGGATGATCGTTTCACTGGTGTAAGCCAGGGATATGGCTTTGTGAAGTATGCTGAACCTCGTAGTGCCACAACAGCTATTGAACGCATGAATGGGCGCCTGGTTGATGGGAAAACATTAGAGGTTAGAGTAGCTGCAGTTCCACCATCAGTATCCTATCCATCCATGCAGGCTGTGTCAGAAACTTGCAGTCTGCCATCAAAGGAAGTTGACCCGTGTAGGCTGTACGTATGCAACCTCCCCTTATCCATGGACACGCTGAAGCTACTCGAGCATTTTCTGCCTTTCGGGAAAGTAACTGATATAAAGGTACCCAGAGATCAAGCCACAGGTTTAAGCAAAGGATATGGCTTTGTGAAGTACTCTGATTCTCATCATGCGGCTCAGGCCATCACCCATTTGAATGGGTTTCTGGTTGAGGGTAAAAAGATAGATGTTCGAGTGGCTGAGGTCTCTTCAACCAGAACCATCAAGGAAATCGACATGGCGAATCTATATGTCTGCAACATTCCTGCATCCATTGACACAGATAAGCTGGTTGCACTTTTCTCGCCATTTGGTAAGATTACCCATGCGAGAGTGGCTGCGGACCAAGGCTATGGCTTTGTCAAATTTGCCAATTCTCAATGTGCTGCCGAGGCTATTGCACTAATGAATGGATCACTGGTTGAAGGGGAAACTCTAATTGTCAGAGTCGCAGGCCTTTCACCACTTGCATCCAGCTCAGTTGTACAAGGCTCACCAATTCCCTCGCCAGAAATGAAGAAATCTAGACTGTACGTCACTAACCTTCCGCGGTCGATGAACGCTGATAAGCTGGTTGAGCTTTTCGTGCCCTTTGGTAAGATCAGCAAGGTTGTGATCAATCTAGAGTATAGCCTAGTGTATTATGCAGATGCAGCATCAGTGGCCACGGCTGTTGAACACATGGATGGGTACCTGATTGGTGGAAAGAGTCTAGTAGTCAGGCGATCAGACTCTTGTCCAACCGCTGCAGCAGCGCATGCTCCTTTATCATCACAGTCAGCTGGCGGCACGCCCACAAGAGAAATTGACATGGCCAACTTGTATGTTGGCGGCTTCCCACCAACGGTAACTGGCGATCAGTTGGTCGAGCTTTTCCGGCCATTTGGACGAATTGTGCAATCCAGGATGTTTCAtgggtatggcatggtgaggtacAGTGATCCTTTGTCTGCTGCTGCTGCAATTGATGAAATGGATGGTTACCAAATCGGAGCAAGTACCCTGGTTGTGAGAGTAGCAGGCCTTCCTAATCTAATGCCTCGGGTGGATTGTCTAACAGCACTACAGGTGCCTCCTGGCAATGAGCAGAAAGAGGTTGACTTGACCAACCTATATGTAGGCCATCTCCCGCTCTATATCACCACCGAAAGGCTGACCGAGATCTTTCTGCCATGCGGCCAAATCACTCAAGCAAAGGTAGTCGTTGACCGGCACACCGGAGTGAGCAAGGGATTCGGATTCGTCAAATTCGccgatacttatgctgctgctgcGGCTCTGAGTTACATGAACGGTTACCCGCTGGAGGGGCACATCTTGGCGGTCAGAATAGCCAATGTCCATCCAAATGATATGGGCAGCTACATGGTGCGTCTCTACTCCCAGTTCAAAGTCCCTGATCCCTCTACCATGGCGGTTGGAGTGCCAACATCGTCGTATTGGCCGCCGTGCTATTCTGCTGAATCAGCTTACGCAGAGGATTATCGGGGGCAGGGAACTGATGCTGCTGCTTCTCAAACGTCTCAGCTGCCTGAATCTGTGTCAGCCAGTTCATCATTTGCTGCTGAAAGGGATTGGTCTCCTGTGTCAAGCCATGTCGCCGACAGCTCTCAGCAGCAGCCTTCAGCAGGCTGGGCCGGTCCGCCTGGCTTCGAGCCCCTCCATGCGCACGCGGCAGTCTCTCCTCCTCCGCCAGTGGTACCTTGGGCTGGCCCGCCAGGCTTTGAGCCCCATTCCATCCCCAAGAAGGAAGATGGCGCCACCGCGACTAAACCTTCTCAGCCTTGCTCCAAGGTCCATCTGGCACAGTCAGGAGGCAGCCAGAAAAGGCGTTCCATCGTCTAG
- the LOC123191091 gene encoding F-box/FBD/LRR-repeat protein At5g22660 — MPAPTSIPCGSKSAGGNGDGVDRLSSLSDDLLHHVMSFLPMPEVVRTSLLSPRWRFLWCSTPFIRIDGEDFVDQCKLEKFGDRLLLLRDGAISLDEARIHAYRADSTTCSAWIRHAIMHKVRLLHISGFLRLDSTAMFPSRHLKIIRLQSVTLKHGLFRPLNYDCPVLEHLELELCSVCDHEEISSSSLKVLDISHCLIISSLLICARNLTHLSILHPYAGAIVTRDLSSLVTALINLRSKSFHHMGTVMDHHLLDGLPHATTLELHAPLHERAFEGGMLTCPTFSNLTSLVLGDWVMTADFYPLHRILQLSDKLKELTLKLEMEECSTCKALPPTRRAPPSASGSYPCIERIKIYCREEHPRVDELVQALLPIAGNAKISIEWP; from the exons ATGCCGGCACCAACATCCATTCCCTGTGGTTCAAAGAGTGCGGGAGGCAACGGGGATGGTGTCGACAGGCTCAGCAGCCTGTCAGACGATCTGCTCCACCATGTGATGTCCTTCTTGCCGATGCCGGAGGTCGTGCGCACAAGTCTTCTCTCACCAAGATGGCGCTTTCTTTGGTGCTCTACACCATTCATCCGCATCGACGGCGAAGACTTTGTGGATCAATGCAAGCTGGAGAAGTTCGGGGACCGCTTGCTGCTCTTGCGTGACGGTGCTATTTCCTTGGATGAAGCCCGAATCCATGCCTACCGTGCTGATAGTACCACGTGTTCCGCATGGATTCGTCATGCCATTATGCACAAAGTTCGTCTCCTTCATATTTCTGGATTTCTCCGTTTGGATAGCACAGCAATGTTTCCTTCTCGGCACCTCAAAATAATCAGGCTGCAATCTGTCACGTTGAAACATGGGTTATTTAGGCCATTGAACTACGACTGCCCTGTTCTTGAACATTTAGAGCTGGAGTTGTGCAGTGTCTGTGACCATGAGGAGATCTCATCAAGCTCACTCAAGGTTCTGGATATCAGTCACTGCCTCATTATCTCCAGTCTCCTGATTTGTGCTAGGAACCTTACCCATCTCTCTATCCTTCACCCATATGCTGGTGCTATAGTAACTAGGGATCTGTCTTCTCTGGTGACAGCTTTGATTAATCTAAGGTCTAAATCTTTTCATCATATGGGCACAGTAATGGATCATCATCTACTTGATGGCCTTCCGCATGCCACAACGTTGGAGCTGCATGCGCCATTACATGAG CGCGCATTTGAGGGAGGTATGCTAACATGCCCAACGTTTAGCAACCTGACAAGCCTGGTGCTGGGCGATTGGGTCATGACTGCTGACTTCTACCCATTGCACCGCATTCTCCAGCTCTCAGACAAGCTGAAGGAGCTAACTTTGAAGCTCGAAATG GAGGAATGCAGCACATGCAAAGCCTTGCCGCCAACAAGGAGAGCGCCGCCGTCGGCCTCAGGCAGCTACCCTTGCATCGAGAGGATCAAAATCTACTGCCGAGAAGAACATCCGAGGGTCGATGAGTTGGTGCAGGCGTTGCTGCCCATTGCCGGCAATGCGAAGATCAGCATCGAGTGGCCCTGA